Proteins from a genomic interval of Candidatus Babela massiliensis:
- the prmC gene encoding peptide chain release factor N(5)-glutamine methyltransferase → MQSKIKTKDFIRDLRNRLLISYDNQIDQANNIARYIVESILSYSSNDLIIKDEIFISQNDLNKINYIIDRHVNYNMPIQYLFGTVDFLDLKLNIEPPILIPRQETEYWVYELINKIKKIETLKLNILDLCTGSGCIALAFAKEFKNSFIYAIDISQQACNLTSKNAEKNNINNIKIINSDLYNKLENIKFDIILSNPPYISLEQYKNLDPMVKDWEDINALVAEDNGLKIIKRIVAQSNHWLRRNSEFEIYNIPQLVLEIDFTQGQSVSNLLLNNGFSRAKIVKDLFGKDRVVEGYL, encoded by the coding sequence ATGCAATCAAAGATCAAAACTAAAGACTTTATAAGAGATTTAAGAAATAGATTGCTAATTTCTTACGATAATCAAATAGATCAAGCCAATAATATTGCTAGATATATTGTTGAATCTATCTTGTCTTACTCTTCAAATGATCTTATCATTAAAGATGAAATTTTCATCTCCCAAAATGATCTTAATAAGATAAATTATATTATTGATAGGCATGTTAATTATAACATGCCTATTCAATATTTATTTGGAACTGTCGATTTTTTAGATTTAAAGTTAAATATTGAGCCTCCAATATTAATTCCTCGTCAAGAAACTGAATATTGGGTTTATGAGTTAATTAATAAAATAAAAAAGATTGAAACTCTGAAATTAAACATTTTAGATTTATGTACTGGTAGTGGCTGTATAGCTTTAGCTTTTGCAAAAGAATTTAAAAATAGTTTTATATACGCAATTGATATATCTCAACAAGCTTGCAATTTGACTAGTAAAAATGCTGAGAAAAACAACATAAATAATATCAAAATAATAAATTCAGATCTTTATAATAAGCTAGAGAATATAAAGTTTGATATAATTTTGAGTAATCCGCCTTATATTTCATTAGAGCAATATAAGAATCTTGATCCTATGGTTAAAGATTGGGAAGATATTAATGCTTTAGTTGCAGAAGATAATGGTCTTAAGATCATAAAAAGAATAGTAGCTCAATCTAATCATTGGTTAAGAAGAAATAGTGAGTTTGAGATTTATAATATTCCTCAATTGGTGCTAGAAATAGATTTTACTCAAGGTCAATCTGTGAGCAATTTATTGCTTAATAATGGATTTTCAAGAGCTAAAATAGTTAAAGATTTATTTGGTAAAGATAGAGTAGTTGAAGGTTACTTATAA
- a CDS encoding XRE family transcriptional regulator, whose protein sequence is MSSTALRVKELLREKGWTTKILAEKTGMSESYLTHIKNGTRRWNEDSLRKLANAFEVSPMDLFAQRRKRTDDIDNNVSMPEKSDIQLKVHIVPVVGDIPSNPSPYNNQLMQLTTGFKDVFVPVLNTNDASMFALSLSSNQLSPIFDKGDLLVISPEVWTRSGDVAAVEYGNETPIKAIAQVTYTDDFIVLESVNHKTAPIALVRGKDHFRIIGRVIARHQHFE, encoded by the coding sequence ATGTCATCAACAGCTCTAAGAGTCAAAGAGTTGCTCAGAGAAAAAGGATGGACTACCAAGATTTTAGCAGAAAAAACTGGTATGTCTGAAAGTTATTTAACACATATAAAAAACGGCACCAGAAGATGGAACGAAGATTCTTTACGTAAATTAGCAAATGCTTTTGAAGTAAGTCCTATGGACTTATTTGCACAAAGACGTAAAAGAACTGACGATATAGACAATAATGTAAGCATGCCTGAGAAATCAGATATACAGTTAAAAGTTCATATCGTACCAGTAGTGGGCGATATACCGTCTAATCCATCTCCGTACAATAACCAATTAATGCAATTGACCACTGGTTTTAAAGATGTATTTGTCCCTGTTTTAAATACAAACGATGCATCTATGTTTGCTTTAAGTCTTTCAAGCAATCAATTGTCTCCAATATTTGACAAAGGTGATTTATTAGTAATCTCCCCAGAAGTTTGGACAAGATCAGGTGATGTTGCAGCAGTAGAATATGGCAATGAAACTCCTATAAAAGCAATAGCTCAAGTTACATATACAGATGATTTTATAGTGCTTGAATCAGTAAACCATAAAACTGCGCCAATTGCTTTAGTACGTGGTAAAGATCACTTTAGAATAATTGGACGAGTAATCGCTCGACATCAACATTTTGAATAA
- the ftsY gene encoding signal recognition particle-docking protein FtsY: MFNFFKKTLSNIYNHFTNKIGALFKSNKIDQDTLNELEKILITSDTGVSTTKIIVDKIKDEFKNGNIKSGTDLRDVLAQELKGILTKNSYDSDVDIYLLVGINGSGKTTFAGKLSSFLKYKNKKVLLVAADTFRAAAREQLGKIAQKLDVDIIEGQEGQDPASVVYLGCQEYKKGNYDSLIIDTAGRLQTKTNLMKELEKIKKSINKQLPDKKISVLLTIDSMLGQNSLDQAKIFNESTVLNGIILTKMDGTGKGGIVFAITRELNIPIAFISFGEKLDEVKLFNAQEYVDELLAN; encoded by the coding sequence ATGTTTAATTTTTTCAAAAAAACCTTAAGTAATATATATAATCATTTTACTAACAAAATTGGAGCCTTATTTAAATCAAATAAAATTGATCAAGATACATTGAATGAGCTTGAAAAGATTTTAATTACTTCTGATACTGGAGTAAGTACCACTAAAATAATTGTAGATAAAATAAAAGATGAATTTAAAAATGGCAATATAAAGAGTGGAACAGATTTGCGTGATGTTCTTGCTCAAGAATTAAAGGGCATATTAACTAAAAATAGTTACGATTCTGATGTTGATATATATTTGTTAGTAGGTATTAACGGTAGCGGTAAAACTACTTTTGCAGGAAAATTGTCCTCATTTTTGAAGTATAAGAACAAAAAAGTTCTTCTAGTTGCTGCAGATACATTTAGAGCAGCAGCAAGAGAACAATTAGGAAAAATAGCACAGAAATTGGATGTAGATATTATTGAAGGCCAAGAAGGTCAAGATCCTGCGTCAGTTGTATATTTAGGGTGCCAAGAGTATAAAAAAGGTAATTATGATAGTTTAATTATAGATACAGCAGGGCGATTGCAGACTAAGACAAATTTAATGAAAGAGCTTGAAAAAATAAAAAAGAGCATCAATAAGCAATTACCTGATAAAAAAATATCTGTTTTATTGACAATAGACTCGATGTTAGGTCAAAATTCTCTTGATCAAGCAAAGATTTTTAATGAAAGTACAGTATTAAATGGCATAATTTTAACTAAAATGGATGGTACTGGTAAAGGTGGAATAGTATTTGCTATTACTAGAGAACTCAATATTCCTATTGCATTTATATCTTTTGGAGAAAAACTAGATGAGGTTAAATTATTTAATGCACAAGAGTACGTGGATGAACTTCTTGCTAATTAA
- a CDS encoding ankyrin repeat domain-containing protein yields the protein MKRNILKLLITNILILTNLAAMQDPEKTPSTVTDLKFLTLINLANMLEENPLCLEKLNLDKLNIKQKESLENMIQELKTQKELSSNGYKSIDQIHIKQDIKNAYKKLPKWAQYGLDTIVCCMIQPHNTLSPLAQIEELFINSIINCDYETVEKLINNYITQGLNLNAKHKAKIGAKFTYQINFNQEEVHINSLTAAAISGNLKIFNLIIYTAKEIYKNNIKQFINAVDCHNNTALMHSLLIMIDNKIINMEKNKSGYNDLVYHINNLLYSENENQRIEIIKVLLELGTDITIQNDNLDTAITLAKKLDNPKINNLFNI from the coding sequence ATGAAAAGAAATATATTAAAATTACTTATTACAAACATACTTATCCTAACAAATCTAGCAGCAATGCAAGATCCTGAAAAAACTCCAAGTACTGTAACAGATCTTAAATTTTTAACATTGATTAATCTAGCCAATATGCTCGAAGAAAATCCTTTATGCCTTGAAAAATTAAATTTAGACAAATTAAATATAAAACAAAAAGAATCTCTTGAAAATATGATACAAGAGCTAAAAACTCAAAAAGAATTATCAAGCAATGGATACAAAAGTATCGATCAAATACACATTAAACAAGATATTAAAAATGCGTATAAAAAATTACCAAAATGGGCTCAATACGGTCTTGACACTATAGTTTGTTGTATGATTCAACCTCATAATACTTTAAGCCCACTTGCTCAAATTGAAGAACTATTTATTAACTCTATTATAAATTGCGATTATGAAACAGTAGAAAAACTAATAAATAATTATATTACTCAAGGATTAAACTTAAATGCTAAACATAAAGCAAAAATTGGAGCAAAATTTACTTACCAAATAAACTTCAATCAAGAGGAAGTACATATAAATTCATTAACAGCAGCAGCAATTAGCGGTAATCTAAAGATTTTTAATCTAATAATTTATACAGCAAAAGAAATCTACAAAAATAATATTAAGCAATTTATAAATGCAGTTGATTGTCATAATAATACCGCATTAATGCACTCTTTACTAATTATGATAGATAATAAAATTATTAATATGGAAAAAAATAAAAGCGGATATAATGATCTAGTTTACCATATTAATAATCTTTTATATTCTGAAAATGAAAATCAAAGAATAGAAATTATCAAAGTATTATTAGAATTAGGAACAGATATAACTATACAAAATGATAATCTAGATACTGCAATCACTCTTGCTAAAAAACTTGATAATCCGAAAATAAATAATCTTTTTAATATATAA
- the mutL gene encoding DNA mismatch repair endonuclease MutL — MTKIKILDSQEIQKIAAGEVVERPVNVLKELIENSIDAQADQITIYLEDAGKKLIKIIDNGIGMSPEDAKICFAHHATSKITTVSDLNSITTFGFRGEALSSISSVSKILLTTKQENDQLGTTLILNQGKIEKESVSSCNMGTEITIEDLFFNVPARKKFLKSRETEYRAIVSLFHAFCFSYTNIGFKLYHENKLIYNCPSTNDLINRFGQLYNSEIIRNIIPIDFIDKNKNTGYKITGAISTPKYSRYDRNQIFLFVNKRWVKNYKLVQAFIKGYQGMLEVARFPSGVINIFVPFEEVDINIHPKKEEVQFLHPRLIENLITIEVKKALESTFDKNLGQQEVKYKSIDNQKELKWNFSNLVNIEHIKYNDLEDSNTNSKIKIIKPEEVLNILDETFENSNDIKIVQEAKKEQKSTIQNQIETSFIDPENIAIQSQEVSINKQNNIEYIDKTNLSYYKEEMLDYKLIGQIFKTYIIIENDQGLTLIDQHAAHERIIYEQIKDSLSNISKIRLLFPEIVELNSNDISILTQYFDLFDQTGISIEQISINSLIVKEVPIFLKNILVKDIILQSIAYINENHKIGPDKLRNLLLEKMHAQISCKSAIKAGDILQPDAMNNLIKNLYKIENKLTCPHGRPTIHNLTLVEIEKFFKRNYRQKVDYSI, encoded by the coding sequence ATGACTAAAATAAAAATACTTGATAGTCAAGAAATACAAAAAATTGCCGCAGGTGAAGTTGTAGAACGTCCTGTAAACGTATTAAAAGAATTAATAGAGAATTCTATTGATGCTCAAGCTGATCAAATTACAATCTATTTAGAAGATGCTGGTAAAAAGTTAATCAAAATCATTGATAATGGTATAGGCATGTCTCCTGAAGATGCTAAAATTTGCTTTGCGCATCATGCAACTAGTAAAATAACAACCGTATCAGATTTAAATAGCATTACTACTTTTGGATTTAGAGGTGAAGCTCTTTCTAGCATTTCGTCCGTTTCTAAGATATTATTAACAACTAAACAAGAGAATGATCAGTTAGGTACCACTTTAATACTTAATCAAGGTAAGATAGAAAAAGAAAGTGTCTCAAGTTGTAATATGGGGACAGAGATAACGATCGAAGACTTGTTTTTTAATGTTCCGGCTCGTAAGAAATTTTTAAAGTCTAGAGAAACTGAGTATAGAGCTATTGTTAGTCTTTTTCATGCTTTTTGCTTCTCCTATACTAATATTGGTTTTAAATTATATCATGAAAATAAGCTAATTTATAACTGTCCTTCTACAAATGATTTGATTAATCGTTTTGGGCAATTATATAATTCAGAAATCATAAGAAATATTATTCCTATAGATTTTATAGATAAAAATAAAAATACTGGTTATAAGATTACCGGAGCTATATCTACTCCAAAGTATAGTCGTTATGATAGAAATCAAATATTTTTATTTGTAAACAAAAGATGGGTAAAGAACTATAAATTAGTACAAGCTTTTATCAAGGGTTACCAAGGAATGCTTGAAGTTGCGCGTTTTCCATCGGGGGTAATTAATATTTTTGTTCCTTTTGAAGAAGTGGATATAAATATTCATCCTAAAAAAGAGGAAGTTCAATTCTTGCACCCACGATTAATCGAAAATTTAATAACTATTGAGGTTAAAAAAGCTCTTGAGTCTACTTTTGATAAAAATCTTGGACAGCAAGAAGTAAAATATAAAAGTATAGATAACCAAAAAGAATTAAAATGGAACTTTTCTAATTTAGTTAATATAGAACATATAAAATATAATGATCTTGAAGATAGTAATACAAATTCTAAGATAAAGATTATTAAGCCAGAAGAAGTATTAAATATTTTGGATGAAACTTTTGAAAATAGTAATGATATTAAAATTGTTCAAGAGGCTAAAAAAGAGCAAAAATCAACCATACAAAATCAAATAGAGACAAGTTTTATAGACCCTGAAAATATTGCTATTCAAAGTCAGGAAGTAAGTATCAATAAACAAAACAATATAGAATATATTGATAAAACAAATTTGAGTTATTATAAAGAAGAGATGCTTGATTACAAGTTAATAGGTCAAATCTTTAAAACTTATATAATTATTGAAAATGACCAAGGGTTAACGCTAATTGATCAGCATGCAGCTCATGAGCGTATAATTTATGAACAAATCAAAGATAGCTTAAGTAATATTTCTAAAATAAGATTGTTATTTCCTGAGATTGTTGAACTAAATTCTAATGATATATCTATTTTGACTCAGTATTTTGATTTATTTGATCAAACAGGAATATCAATTGAACAAATAAGTATTAATTCACTTATTGTAAAAGAAGTTCCTATATTTCTGAAAAATATTTTGGTTAAAGATATTATTTTACAATCTATAGCTTATATAAATGAAAACCATAAAATTGGTCCTGATAAATTAAGAAATCTTTTACTTGAAAAAATGCATGCTCAAATTAGCTGTAAATCAGCAATTAAAGCTGGAGATATTTTACAGCCTGATGCTATGAATAACTTAATAAAAAATCTCTATAAAATAGAAAATAAATTAACCTGTCCTCATGGCAGGCCTACTATCCATAATCTTACTCTTGTTGAAATAGAAAAGTTCTTTAAAAGAAATTATAGACAAAAAGTTGACTATTCTATTTAA
- a CDS encoding nucleoside triphosphate pyrophosphohydrolase yields the protein MKYRKFKQNKLWRDKLVDLMNQNQSKIHYKELDDQEFIEQLKIKLLEEAQEVCCTNTKEDLIEELADILEIISAFCTVQNIAFQEIINIKNKKHNNRGGFEGRKFVTIAEHPIGSFGEKYCLNDPEKYPEILD from the coding sequence ATGAAATATCGTAAGTTTAAACAAAATAAATTGTGGCGCGATAAACTTGTAGATTTAATGAATCAAAATCAATCTAAAATTCATTATAAAGAACTAGATGACCAAGAATTTATTGAACAATTAAAAATAAAATTACTTGAAGAAGCTCAAGAAGTTTGCTGCACAAATACAAAAGAAGATTTAATAGAAGAATTAGCAGATATACTTGAAATAATTTCAGCATTTTGTACTGTTCAAAATATTGCCTTTCAAGAAATTATTAATATAAAAAATAAAAAGCATAACAACCGAGGTGGATTTGAAGGACGCAAATTTGTCACAATTGCAGAACATCCTATCGGAAGCTTTGGAGAAAAATATTGCTTAAATGATCCAGAAAAATATCCTGAAATTTTAGATTAA